A genomic segment from Spongiibacter sp. IMCC21906 encodes:
- a CDS encoding YheV family putative zinc ribbon protein — MAEKYQKRFIAGAVCPKCAEMDKTVMYRVSDKEQVRECVRCGFKESIRDDKNQPEEVTTRVNQPRVGEQPLPHEDEISVVKLMDPSDGRNRRDH, encoded by the coding sequence GTGGCCGAAAAATATCAAAAACGCTTTATTGCAGGCGCGGTTTGTCCTAAGTGTGCCGAAATGGATAAAACTGTTATGTACCGGGTGTCTGACAAAGAACAGGTACGGGAGTGTGTGCGCTGTGGTTTTAAAGAGTCTATTCGGGACGATAAAAACCAGCCAGAAGAAGTGACGACGCGGGTTAATCAGCCAAGGGTGGGCGAACAACCCCTGCCCCACGAGGATGAAATCAGCGTGGTGAAATTGATGGACCCAAGTGATGGGCGCAACCGGCGGGACCATTAA
- a CDS encoding STAS/SEC14 domain-containing protein: MMLKLLSVSSPHAVGVRLSGKVNHNDMDTIVNEVERKLKDEDRLGIYIELDHFEGFTLRGFLRETRFALRYMGHITRAAMVGESRWFNRASTVITRFFPNVEIEHFTPIQKDEALIWVAEKDVEHFS, from the coding sequence ATGATGCTCAAATTGTTGTCAGTCTCATCACCCCATGCGGTAGGTGTTCGGCTGTCTGGTAAGGTGAACCATAATGATATGGACACCATTGTTAATGAAGTGGAGCGCAAGCTTAAAGACGAGGATCGGCTGGGTATTTATATTGAGCTGGATCACTTTGAAGGCTTTACGCTGCGGGGATTTTTACGAGAAACGCGATTCGCATTGCGCTATATGGGGCATATCACCCGGGCGGCAATGGTTGGCGAGAGCCGTTGGTTTAATCGCGCCTCAACGGTGATTACGCGTTTCTTTCCCAATGTAGAAATCGAACATTTTACGCCGATTCAAAAAGACGAAGCCCTGATTTGGGTGGCAGAAAAAGACGTAGAACATTTCTCGTGA
- a CDS encoding TIGR01458 family HAD-type hydrolase — translation MIKGLLLDIGGVLTEDGAALPDAVSALSQIRASGLPLRLLTNTSRRNASQVLNELRALKFDVADDELITAPIAVKHYLQRRQLRPYIIATPALQQDFVDIDDTKPNAVVVFDAAEGFSYQTLDAAFQYLQDGAELVAVGDNKFYRSAGRLHLDAGPFIKALEYAAGTQAEVIGKPSNAFYQSVVNEMGLAPDQVMMVGDDVVSDVLGASAAGLQSCLCCTGKYQRGDELKAPNAIMIAEISQLLPVIAAG, via the coding sequence ATGATCAAGGGTCTTTTATTGGACATCGGTGGCGTCTTAACAGAAGACGGCGCCGCCCTACCCGATGCGGTATCGGCTTTATCGCAAATACGGGCTAGCGGCCTGCCTCTGCGCCTGCTGACCAACACCTCCCGGCGTAATGCCAGCCAGGTGTTGAATGAGTTACGGGCACTAAAATTTGATGTCGCTGATGACGAGCTGATAACAGCGCCTATTGCTGTAAAACATTACCTGCAACGGCGTCAGCTGCGGCCCTATATTATTGCGACCCCAGCTTTGCAACAGGATTTTGTCGATATCGATGACACTAAGCCCAATGCTGTTGTGGTGTTTGATGCAGCCGAGGGCTTCAGCTACCAAACATTAGATGCTGCCTTTCAATATTTGCAAGACGGGGCGGAATTGGTTGCGGTGGGCGACAATAAATTTTATCGCAGTGCGGGTAGGCTGCATCTTGACGCAGGGCCATTTATAAAAGCCCTGGAGTACGCTGCTGGTACTCAAGCTGAGGTTATCGGTAAACCTTCAAACGCCTTCTACCAAAGTGTTGTTAATGAAATGGGCTTGGCCCCCGACCAAGTGATGATGGTAGGGGATGACGTGGTCAGCGATGTTTTGGGGGCCAGTGCTGCGGGGCTTCAGTCGTGTTTGTGTTGCACCGGTAAATATCAGCGAGGGGATGAACTCAAAGCCCCCAATGCGATAATGATTGCCGAAATCTCCCAGCTGCTTCCTGTCATTGCGGCGGGGTAA
- a CDS encoding trans-acting enoyl reductase family protein, whose product MTDHRYDLIVFGASSFVGKILCRYLSDIDEQPPLRWAIAGRSAEKLTALKAELGREDLPSLIADADDEVALRSLCEQSRVIVSTVGPYALYGSPLVKVCVETGTDYCDLTGEAQWIRRMLDEHEEAAKASGARIVHCCGFDSIPSDLGVLFTQQHALHRLGEYCEQINMRVFAAKGGFSGGTVASMMNLIDETKQDPTLRKKLANPYLLCHTDNATRQTNTNGPKYDEASGGWIAPFVMAAINTRVVQRSNDLLGHRYGKGFRYDEAMYTGKGVKGRFNAWSVYGGLAGVMLGSNIKPGRWLLERFLLPAPGDGPTPDQQKNGFFKLRFYGTTPAGNTIITQVSGDRDPGYGSTGKMLGQAAICLARDDLGPNAGGGFWTPASLLSDPLLARLEAHAGLEFSIQE is encoded by the coding sequence ATGACGGATCATCGCTACGATTTAATCGTTTTTGGGGCAAGCAGCTTTGTCGGCAAAATACTGTGCCGCTATCTGAGCGATATCGACGAGCAACCGCCGTTGCGCTGGGCCATTGCGGGTCGCTCGGCAGAGAAGCTCACCGCCCTCAAAGCGGAGTTAGGCAGAGAGGACCTTCCCAGCTTAATCGCAGATGCCGACGATGAAGTGGCATTGCGCAGCCTATGTGAGCAAAGCAGAGTGATCGTCAGCACCGTGGGACCCTACGCATTGTATGGCAGCCCATTGGTTAAAGTCTGTGTAGAAACCGGTACTGATTACTGTGACCTTACCGGCGAAGCGCAATGGATTAGACGTATGCTGGATGAGCATGAAGAGGCCGCAAAAGCCTCTGGCGCCAGAATTGTGCATTGCTGTGGTTTTGATTCCATACCCTCAGATTTGGGCGTACTCTTTACCCAGCAACATGCCTTGCATCGCTTGGGTGAGTACTGCGAACAGATCAACATGCGCGTCTTTGCCGCCAAAGGGGGCTTTTCGGGCGGTACCGTCGCCAGCATGATGAACCTGATTGATGAGACCAAACAAGACCCAACGCTACGAAAGAAACTCGCCAACCCCTACCTGCTCTGTCACACCGATAACGCCACTCGACAAACTAATACCAACGGCCCGAAATATGACGAGGCCAGCGGTGGTTGGATAGCGCCATTTGTGATGGCCGCCATTAATACCCGGGTAGTGCAACGCAGCAATGACTTGCTAGGCCACCGCTACGGTAAAGGCTTTCGCTACGATGAGGCGATGTATACCGGCAAAGGGGTAAAAGGCAGATTTAACGCTTGGAGTGTCTACGGCGGGCTCGCTGGCGTAATGCTCGGCAGCAACATCAAACCGGGGCGCTGGCTGTTGGAGCGCTTTTTATTGCCTGCGCCGGGCGACGGTCCCACACCAGATCAGCAAAAGAATGGCTTTTTTAAGCTCCGCTTTTACGGCACAACCCCTGCGGGGAACACCATCATCACTCAAGTCAGCGGAGATCGCGACCCCGGTTATGGTTCAACAGGAAAAATGCTAGGCCAAGCCGCCATTTGCTTAGCAAGAGATGATTTGGGACCCAATGCTGGAGGCGGATTCTGGACACCAGCCAGCCTGCTTAGTGACCCATTGCTGGCCCGACTGGAAGCCCATGCCGGGCTCGAATTTAGCATTCAGGAATAA
- the egtB gene encoding ergothioneine biosynthesis protein EgtB has product MAEISVLIQQFRNVRQQTERLVAPLSEADAQLQSMPDASPAKWHLAHTSWFFESFLLPGLNPNYQVFDPYFSYLFNSYYNGIGEQYPRERRGMISRPSLAEILEYRHYVTEQVIAAVQAPSSQQIFTLELGIHHEQQHQELLLTDIQHGLWQNPMLPVYRPRDSSSISLNPGPMSWVSCPEGLYRIGAEGAGFCFDNEQPRHRVFLDAFELANRPVSNREFLTFVEDGGYHNPLLWLADGWAMLEQQSIRHPLYWRKDDNEGWQQFSLHGEQPLNLDAPVSQLSYYEANAFAQWASARLPREAEWEQLLSACNLDTPCTLQAEFYDLKPHNLYSGGVWEWTQSSYQPYPGYREFSGKAGEYNGKFMSSQFVLRGGSCVTPQGHIRSSYRNFFYPHQRWQFSGLRLCRDSGNQ; this is encoded by the coding sequence ATGGCTGAAATTTCGGTGCTAATCCAGCAGTTTCGCAATGTCCGCCAGCAAACAGAGCGCTTGGTAGCGCCTTTAAGCGAGGCCGATGCACAGCTTCAGTCTATGCCAGATGCCAGCCCGGCCAAATGGCACTTGGCCCATACCAGCTGGTTCTTTGAGAGCTTTTTGCTGCCGGGGCTTAACCCGAACTACCAAGTGTTTGATCCCTATTTTAGCTATTTGTTTAATTCTTATTACAACGGCATTGGCGAACAATATCCCCGGGAGCGACGTGGCATGATTAGCCGCCCCTCTTTGGCCGAGATACTGGAATACCGCCACTATGTGACTGAGCAAGTCATTGCGGCTGTGCAAGCACCCTCGTCGCAACAGATTTTTACCTTAGAGCTGGGAATTCACCACGAGCAACAGCATCAGGAATTGTTATTAACAGATATTCAGCATGGGCTTTGGCAAAACCCCATGTTACCCGTTTACCGTCCTCGTGATAGCAGCAGTATATCGTTAAATCCAGGCCCTATGTCGTGGGTATCTTGTCCAGAAGGTTTATACCGCATTGGTGCCGAGGGGGCTGGGTTTTGCTTTGATAATGAGCAGCCCCGCCACCGGGTTTTTTTAGATGCCTTTGAATTAGCCAATCGGCCGGTCAGCAATCGAGAGTTTTTGACGTTTGTTGAAGATGGCGGTTACCACAACCCTTTGCTGTGGTTGGCAGATGGTTGGGCGATGTTGGAGCAGCAATCAATTCGACACCCTCTTTATTGGCGCAAGGATGACAATGAGGGCTGGCAGCAGTTTTCTCTGCACGGTGAGCAGCCTTTAAATCTAGATGCGCCGGTGAGTCAGCTTTCATATTATGAAGCCAATGCGTTTGCCCAATGGGCCTCTGCACGCTTGCCTCGAGAAGCCGAATGGGAGCAGCTACTCAGCGCTTGTAATTTAGATACGCCTTGCACGCTACAAGCAGAATTTTATGATTTAAAGCCCCATAACTTGTATTCGGGAGGGGTGTGGGAGTGGACTCAAAGCAGCTATCAACCCTATCCCGGCTATAGAGAGTTTAGCGGGAAGGCTGGGGAATATAACGGTAAGTTTATGTCCTCTCAATTTGTATTGCGGGGTGGATCTTGCGTAACGCCACAGGGCCACATTCGTTCTAGTTACCGAAATTTCTTTTATCCCCATCAGCGCTGGCAGTTTAGTGGCCTGCGACTTTGCCGTGACAGCGGAAACCAATAA
- the egtD gene encoding L-histidine N(alpha)-methyltransferase: protein MSIATALTPQKTNQTFLHDVIQGLSQSPKTLPCKYFYDERGSDLFEKICETQEYYVTRTEMAIYRDRAAEMAALIGPNAQIIEPGAGALKKVSLLLNALQDPLAYTPMDISADFLRQCSDKLRHQFPFLDIDPIAVDFNNHEALIDGLRRRDFDASPRVIFFPGSTIGNFAPAAATTFLAAIAKGLKSGDGLLIGVDLLKSEAVLEAAYNDVDGFTEAFNKNLLRRINVELDSDIDAEYFSHIACFNQNQQRIEMHLRSDREQYCQVGDKRFYFAEGETIHTENSYKYSSEDFIALAAGAGFKSETVWMDAEQLFSVHFMRRV from the coding sequence ATGTCGATTGCGACCGCGTTAACGCCACAGAAAACAAACCAGACATTTTTACATGATGTTATTCAGGGCTTGTCTCAAAGTCCCAAAACGTTGCCTTGCAAATATTTTTACGATGAGCGTGGATCGGATCTTTTTGAAAAAATATGTGAAACCCAAGAGTATTATGTGACCCGCACTGAAATGGCAATTTATCGTGATCGGGCAGCCGAAATGGCCGCATTGATTGGCCCCAATGCACAAATTATTGAACCCGGTGCAGGCGCTTTAAAGAAAGTGAGTTTGTTGTTAAATGCCTTGCAAGATCCTTTGGCCTACACGCCAATGGATATCTCGGCAGATTTTTTGCGACAGTGCAGCGATAAATTGCGGCATCAATTTCCCTTCTTAGATATTGACCCGATTGCTGTCGATTTTAATAACCATGAGGCACTTATAGATGGCCTGCGTCGGCGGGATTTTGATGCCAGCCCGCGGGTGATATTCTTTCCCGGCTCAACAATTGGCAACTTTGCTCCAGCAGCAGCAACGACATTCTTGGCGGCGATTGCAAAAGGTCTGAAATCAGGTGATGGTTTGCTGATTGGGGTAGATCTTTTGAAATCAGAAGCGGTACTAGAAGCGGCCTATAATGATGTTGATGGCTTTACTGAAGCATTTAATAAAAATTTATTGCGCCGCATTAATGTAGAGTTAGATAGTGATATCGACGCGGAATATTTTTCCCATATAGCTTGCTTCAATCAGAACCAGCAGCGTATTGAAATGCATTTGCGAAGCGATCGAGAGCAATACTGTCAGGTTGGCGATAAGCGATTTTACTTTGCCGAAGGCGAGACTATCCACACTGAAAATTCTTATAAATATAGCAGTGAAGATTTTATTGCATTAGCTGCAGGGGCGGGGTTTAAATCCGAGACAGTATGGATGGATGCTGAACAATTATTCAGTGTGCACTTTATGCGCCGAGTATAA
- a CDS encoding PhzF family phenazine biosynthesis protein codes for MTQTFFIYRVFSGPQANGNIAAVSFCSQQQDPRSLSKELFVNRLPNNAVLSLLSPRTAGEFYVRWFDYHGDIQRCGHGAFAAAAYLHGHNKLVETTAVLHSHVGERFYVGADGSEYTLTLPDYGTPIQNERGQILASLCGATDMISLGGEAGYIALKLGSVAQLARFNPHPHIMQHCENASLIVATQDKNHIYFRYFRCLRDPSHLSNKSKIPLQIDVIEDSATGSAAPCLLLLFSIPSGQKMSVQQLSGRGGEYRCQLNPDHTTLISARVQLIKHN; via the coding sequence ATGACTCAGACTTTTTTTATATATCGCGTTTTTAGCGGCCCACAAGCCAATGGCAATATCGCCGCAGTTAGCTTTTGCTCACAGCAACAAGACCCGCGCTCATTATCAAAAGAGCTTTTCGTAAATCGCCTGCCGAACAATGCGGTGTTAAGCCTATTGTCACCAAGAACGGCGGGCGAGTTTTACGTTCGCTGGTTTGATTACCACGGTGACATTCAACGCTGCGGTCATGGTGCCTTCGCAGCAGCGGCTTATCTCCATGGACACAACAAACTCGTCGAAACCACAGCGGTACTTCACAGTCACGTTGGTGAAAGATTTTATGTTGGCGCCGACGGCTCTGAATATACGCTCACATTGCCAGATTACGGCACGCCAATTCAAAATGAGCGCGGGCAGATATTAGCAAGCTTATGCGGCGCAACTGATATGATAAGCCTCGGCGGTGAGGCCGGATATATTGCACTAAAACTTGGCTCGGTCGCTCAGCTTGCACGCTTTAATCCCCATCCTCACATAATGCAACACTGTGAAAACGCTTCTCTCATTGTGGCAACTCAGGATAAGAACCATATTTATTTTCGCTACTTTCGGTGTTTACGCGATCCATCTCACCTCAGTAACAAATCCAAGATACCGCTTCAGATAGACGTTATTGAAGATTCAGCAACCGGCTCAGCGGCACCCTGTTTGCTGTTATTATTTTCTATACCCAGCGGCCAAAAAATGTCGGTGCAGCAATTATCTGGCCGCGGCGGCGAATATCGTTGCCAATTAAACCCTGACCACACCACATTAATAAGCGCCCGTGTTCAATTAATTAAGCACAACTGA
- a CDS encoding ZIP family metal transporter gives MNASHWLLVFYSAGAGACIVIGGALAGMARFQRDWLEQEFRHFVIALGGGILAGAVAMVLVPEALTAMDYSLGAIALFLSGGLLFFLLEQQLGVRKKAAPQLTGMLLDYLPESLALGGIIASGSSDAALLAILIGLQNLPEGFNAFRELQDAGHSRRNILLLMLVLIPLGPLFAVLGYSVLAGQEMALGSVLLLASGGILYLIFQDIAPQAKLEKHWGPPLGAVIGFALAMLGTILTQS, from the coding sequence ATGAATGCTAGCCACTGGTTACTCGTGTTCTACAGCGCCGGAGCCGGTGCCTGTATTGTAATAGGCGGCGCTCTCGCAGGCATGGCGCGGTTTCAGCGCGACTGGCTTGAGCAAGAGTTTCGCCACTTTGTTATTGCTTTGGGTGGCGGCATTCTAGCTGGCGCTGTCGCCATGGTATTGGTGCCTGAAGCGCTCACCGCCATGGACTACTCTCTGGGTGCCATTGCCTTATTTTTGTCCGGCGGATTACTGTTTTTTCTGCTGGAACAACAACTTGGCGTCAGGAAAAAAGCGGCTCCACAACTCACCGGCATGCTGCTGGACTACCTCCCTGAATCCTTAGCATTGGGCGGTATTATCGCCAGCGGCTCCAGTGATGCCGCACTGCTGGCAATACTGATCGGCCTACAAAATTTACCTGAAGGCTTCAACGCCTTTCGGGAGTTACAGGACGCAGGCCATTCCCGGCGCAATATTTTACTTTTAATGCTAGTGTTAATTCCTTTGGGGCCGTTGTTTGCAGTATTGGGCTACAGCGTATTAGCAGGCCAGGAAATGGCGCTTGGAAGTGTGCTGCTATTGGCAAGTGGCGGTATTCTCTATCTCATCTTTCAAGATATTGCGCCACAGGCCAAACTAGAAAAACACTGGGGGCCGCCCCTCGGCGCTGTTATCGGTTTTGCCCTGGCCATGCTAGGCACCATACTTACCCAAAGCTGA
- a CDS encoding alpha/beta hydrolase — translation MKNCWHRRRAGIAMIFLLSLTGLANASKLEDIAYGNDPAQRMDVYLPDQASSQRPLLVMVHGGAWRFGDKKNRAVVKNKIQRWVEQGWVLVSLNYRMLPDTPPDQQAKDIASALAEVQKLAPQWQADPKQMVLMGHSAGAQLVAIIATNPALTSAYPKLHWQGAILLDSAALDITQIMEKRHPKLYDRAFGDEPEYWRQNSATHHLHAKVKPILLVCSNRRSDSCNQAESFSAKGKALGVATTVLPQNLSHLAINSNLGSEGEYTEAVEKFMFQLTNFKNQP, via the coding sequence ATGAAAAACTGCTGGCACCGACGCCGCGCTGGCATCGCCATGATTTTTCTTCTCTCACTCACCGGCCTTGCCAACGCCAGTAAACTGGAAGATATCGCCTACGGAAACGATCCCGCCCAGCGCATGGACGTATATCTTCCCGATCAAGCCTCCTCGCAACGTCCGTTGTTGGTAATGGTGCATGGCGGCGCATGGCGTTTTGGCGATAAGAAAAATCGCGCCGTGGTCAAAAACAAAATCCAACGCTGGGTTGAACAGGGCTGGGTTCTGGTTTCCCTCAACTACCGCATGCTGCCAGATACACCTCCGGATCAACAAGCAAAGGACATTGCCAGCGCCTTAGCCGAGGTGCAAAAGCTTGCCCCCCAATGGCAGGCCGATCCAAAGCAAATGGTGTTAATGGGGCATTCAGCGGGAGCACAACTCGTCGCCATCATCGCAACGAATCCCGCGTTGACATCAGCTTATCCAAAACTGCACTGGCAAGGCGCCATATTGTTGGATAGCGCCGCCCTCGATATCACTCAAATCATGGAGAAGCGCCACCCGAAACTCTATGACCGGGCCTTTGGTGATGAACCCGAATATTGGCGGCAAAATTCGGCGACGCATCACCTCCACGCCAAAGTGAAGCCCATACTTTTGGTATGCTCAAACCGTCGCAGCGATAGCTGCAATCAAGCGGAATCCTTTTCTGCAAAAGGCAAAGCCCTTGGTGTTGCCACTACCGTACTGCCCCAAAACCTGAGTCATCTGGCGATCAACAGCAATTTGGGAAGCGAGGGCGAGTACACCGAAGCGGTGGAAAAATTTATGTTCCAACTCACCAACTTCAAAAATCAACCATGA
- a CDS encoding CBS domain-containing protein, translated as MSTSLLASSIMISPAPMIKANAALGEVVDTLIKHQLTGLPVVDDQNTVIGFVSEQDCIHAMLVSSYHCEGSPTVSDVMHNEVLSVSPDRSIVDIAQTMGKNRPKSYPVIEDGVLLGLLTRGAILTALWESRASCDAP; from the coding sequence ATGAGCACAAGTCTTTTAGCCAGCAGTATTATGATCAGCCCCGCCCCAATGATAAAAGCCAACGCGGCGCTGGGTGAAGTTGTCGACACGCTCATTAAGCACCAGCTCACAGGCCTACCGGTGGTCGATGATCAAAACACCGTCATTGGCTTTGTCTCTGAGCAAGACTGCATTCACGCTATGCTCGTGAGCAGCTATCACTGCGAAGGCTCGCCCACCGTCAGCGACGTGATGCACAATGAAGTTTTATCGGTGAGTCCCGACCGCTCAATTGTCGACATTGCCCAAACAATGGGTAAAAACCGCCCCAAATCCTATCCGGTCATTGAAGACGGCGTTTTGCTTGGTCTGCTAACCCGCGGTGCCATTTTGACGGCACTCTGGGAGAGTCGCGCCAGCTGCGATGCTCCCTAA
- a CDS encoding pirin family protein: MPARQVKQLIRAIDTSDGAGVKLRRSLGQSAGARLDPLLMLDEFYSDEPADYLAGFPSHPHRGFETVTYILDGHMLHEDHLGNKGDLKSGGVQWMRAGRGIIHSEMPQQNQGRMRGFQLWINLPATEKMQAPWYRDLPADQIPHYPTPHGGEIKLIAGELTLANKLLSGALTQHEGKTLSTAPIYADLRLAAGETLQLATPAHHNAVIYVYEGEATIGSKLVPEAHAAVLGEGDTLELSARQGAVQALFIAGRPINEPIVQYGPFVMNSSEEIEQTLQDYRDGRLALP; this comes from the coding sequence ATGCCTGCTCGCCAAGTAAAACAACTCATCCGCGCCATCGACACCAGCGACGGTGCCGGCGTAAAACTGCGGCGCAGCTTGGGCCAGTCCGCTGGCGCGCGCCTGGATCCGTTATTAATGCTGGACGAGTTTTACTCCGACGAACCTGCCGATTATCTAGCGGGCTTTCCCTCTCATCCACATCGGGGCTTTGAAACCGTCACCTATATCCTCGACGGCCATATGCTCCATGAAGATCATCTGGGTAATAAAGGTGACCTGAAGTCCGGAGGCGTCCAGTGGATGCGGGCGGGCAGAGGGATCATCCACTCAGAAATGCCCCAACAAAATCAGGGTCGCATGCGTGGCTTTCAGCTGTGGATCAATCTGCCTGCGACAGAAAAAATGCAGGCCCCGTGGTACCGAGACTTACCAGCGGATCAAATTCCTCATTATCCCACCCCACACGGCGGCGAAATAAAATTGATCGCCGGTGAGCTGACCTTGGCCAATAAGCTGCTCAGCGGCGCCCTGACCCAACATGAGGGCAAAACCTTAAGCACCGCGCCCATTTATGCAGACCTGCGCTTGGCTGCTGGCGAGACCTTGCAGCTGGCAACTCCCGCCCATCACAACGCGGTCATTTACGTCTATGAAGGCGAAGCAACTATCGGCAGCAAGCTGGTCCCAGAGGCCCACGCAGCCGTATTGGGGGAGGGCGACACGCTCGAACTTAGCGCCCGTCAAGGCGCGGTTCAGGCCTTGTTCATTGCCGGACGCCCCATCAATGAACCCATCGTGCAATACGGTCCTTTTGTGATGAACAGCAGCGAAGAAATTGAACAAACCCTTCAAGATTACCGGGATGGTCGTTTGGCACTGCCTTAA
- a CDS encoding FMN-dependent NADH-azoreductase codes for MTNILHIDSSLFGQEGKSSRLAAEFANTLLNANPASQYQYRDLHSQPIPHLDGERFAAFSSPEAELNDYQKEVLALSDTLISELKAAKVLILGVPMYNLGVPSTLKAWIDHVARAGQTFRYTENGPQGLLNSDTNVYVLAARGGQYQGTEMDTQSTYLRHILGLMGLTKVEFIYAEGLNLGEDTAATALKDAQSKIATTLAA; via the coding sequence ATGACTAACATTCTTCATATCGACAGCAGTTTATTTGGCCAAGAGGGTAAATCCAGCCGACTGGCCGCCGAATTCGCCAATACCTTGCTGAACGCCAACCCCGCCAGCCAGTATCAATACCGGGACCTGCACAGCCAACCCATCCCCCATTTAGACGGTGAGCGCTTTGCCGCGTTTAGCAGCCCGGAAGCCGAACTTAACGACTACCAAAAAGAGGTGCTGGCCCTCTCTGACACCCTTATTAGCGAATTAAAAGCTGCCAAAGTGCTGATTCTGGGTGTGCCCATGTACAACCTCGGTGTGCCGTCCACGCTCAAGGCCTGGATCGACCATGTAGCCAGAGCTGGCCAAACTTTTCGCTATACTGAAAATGGCCCTCAAGGCCTGCTAAATAGCGATACCAACGTTTACGTACTCGCTGCTCGAGGCGGTCAATATCAGGGTACCGAAATGGACACCCAAAGCACGTATCTGCGCCATATTTTAGGCTTAATGGGTTTAACAAAGGTGGAATTTATCTACGCCGAGGGACTGAACTTGGGCGAAGATACTGCTGCCACAGCCTTAAAAGATGCGCAAAGTAAAATTGCTACAACTTTAGCGGCCTAA